The following coding sequences lie in one Puniceicoccaceae bacterium genomic window:
- a CDS encoding outer membrane protein transport protein, whose translation MTYSFKAVTTFMCGLGLMTSMADASGFALQEQSVSGLGNAFAAGAAAAEDNSAIFSNPAALTLLEGAQIQIGVHSVTPDADVNNRGTTTLALPTQGGDSTTSEKALVPNLYYSQPMNENLVLGLGVSVPFGLATEWGNQWFGRYIADYSELQDVNIQPTLAYRYKDWLSIGVGLNYAHTSAELSNAVDMGLVFLNAIQSGRIPAAAVPASLIGDVQSNLGGVKYDGFSSIEGDGGAWGYNVGLLFQPTEQTRIGLHYRSAINVDLEGDVTFEVGALSSILGPNFPNQKGRVDLELPSISNLSVHHQLNAKWAIMADAQFTTWSSFESLVIEFEKATPPTSVVPENWEDVWRFSAGVSFQATDALKLRAGVAWDESPVPSPAYRSPRIPDSDRTWISAGLGYAFSEAFQLNAAATMIFVDDAQIDNDTHAAAYHMRADMKASVTIFSVSGVYQF comes from the coding sequence ATGACCTATTCATTCAAAGCGGTGACCACGTTCATGTGTGGTCTTGGACTCATGACATCGATGGCCGATGCCTCGGGATTTGCACTTCAGGAACAATCCGTTTCCGGACTTGGAAATGCTTTTGCGGCAGGGGCTGCGGCGGCGGAGGACAACTCCGCGATTTTTTCGAACCCCGCAGCATTGACACTGTTGGAAGGTGCCCAAATCCAGATTGGTGTTCATTCGGTCACACCGGATGCGGATGTTAACAACCGTGGAACAACGACGTTGGCCTTGCCAACCCAGGGTGGAGATTCGACGACCTCAGAGAAAGCCCTGGTTCCCAACCTTTATTATTCCCAGCCCATGAATGAAAATCTCGTGCTGGGTCTGGGTGTGAGCGTTCCGTTTGGCCTGGCGACAGAGTGGGGCAACCAGTGGTTTGGGAGGTATATTGCGGACTATTCGGAGTTGCAGGATGTGAACATTCAGCCGACCTTGGCCTACCGTTATAAGGACTGGCTATCCATCGGAGTTGGACTCAACTATGCACACACAAGTGCGGAGCTGAGCAATGCAGTGGACATGGGGCTGGTCTTTCTCAATGCGATTCAATCGGGCCGTATTCCTGCAGCTGCGGTGCCGGCATCGTTGATCGGAGATGTTCAGTCAAATCTGGGGGGCGTCAAGTATGATGGTTTTTCATCGATTGAAGGTGACGGAGGAGCATGGGGGTATAATGTGGGACTGCTTTTTCAGCCAACAGAACAAACGCGCATCGGGCTTCACTACCGATCTGCGATCAATGTGGATTTGGAAGGGGATGTCACGTTTGAGGTGGGTGCACTTTCTTCCATACTCGGGCCGAATTTCCCGAACCAGAAGGGCAGGGTCGATCTGGAACTGCCCTCGATCAGCAACCTCAGCGTACACCATCAGTTGAATGCAAAGTGGGCCATCATGGCGGATGCTCAGTTCACCACCTGGTCGAGCTTTGAGAGCCTTGTCATTGAGTTTGAGAAGGCAACACCACCGACTTCGGTGGTTCCCGAAAACTGGGAAGATGTCTGGCGATTCTCCGCCGGCGTCAGCTTTCAGGCAACCGATGCACTCAAACTGCGCGCTGGAGTGGCTTGGGATGAATCTCCAGTCCCCAGTCCTGCATACCGGTCACCGCGCATTCCCGACTCAGACCGCACCTGGATTTCGGCGGGTCTGGGCTATGCATTCAGCGAAGCGTTTCAGCTCAATGCGGCGGCCACAATGATTTTCGTGGATGATGCGCAGATTGACAACGACACGCATGCTGCAGCGTATCACATGCGAGCTGATATGAAAGCCAGTGTCACGATTTTCAGCGTGAGCGGCG